In a genomic window of Streptomyces pristinaespiralis:
- a CDS encoding MFS transporter: MDLPVGTGTRRSVEEGPEVKRQLYSLMLTILVVVMSELQIAGMMPAIADDFGVSTGQVGLLVSLYALGMAIGGPLLAFVFRHSPPKRALLTVVAAYAVLEVMVPLVHAYWWVALVRILTGCLAGAGFGLSVTFGARLAPRPEKIGEAISVVLGGIMVGTVIGLPLSHFIAGRWGWQSSFYVLGAAAFLLFVISTVALPPLAAATQDDAAQDVRNLRSPRLWSRYLVSLLTVGAAYASFSYFTPLLEQSAGFATDTTTLILLGYGLCSYVGNLIVGKFADQHAVKVLRFGHMLLFVSLGLLALRGHVPAVALGMVLVVGLAGVTMNPALVTRVAEVGGVGNLVSTVHTAVITMGVTLGTAISAITISLFGEDPAVAMWTGAAFAVLAALVLATQTRRTASTRPIVASLPAGGEQSTEMKS, translated from the coding sequence ATGGATCTGCCGGTCGGTACAGGGACTCGTCGATCGGTGGAGGAAGGTCCTGAAGTGAAACGACAGCTCTATTCGCTCATGCTGACGATCCTCGTCGTGGTGATGAGCGAGCTCCAGATCGCAGGAATGATGCCGGCGATCGCCGACGACTTCGGTGTGAGCACCGGCCAAGTGGGCTTGCTGGTCTCCTTGTACGCCCTGGGGATGGCGATCGGAGGCCCACTGCTCGCCTTCGTCTTCCGGCACAGCCCACCCAAGCGAGCCCTGCTGACCGTGGTCGCGGCCTACGCCGTACTGGAGGTGATGGTTCCGCTCGTCCATGCCTACTGGTGGGTGGCGCTGGTCCGCATCCTGACCGGATGCCTGGCCGGTGCCGGGTTCGGGCTGTCGGTCACCTTCGGGGCACGCCTGGCGCCACGGCCGGAGAAGATCGGTGAAGCAATCTCGGTCGTGCTTGGCGGAATCATGGTCGGGACCGTGATCGGCCTGCCCTTGTCCCACTTCATCGCCGGCAGGTGGGGATGGCAGTCCAGCTTCTACGTACTCGGGGCCGCCGCGTTCCTGCTGTTCGTGATCAGTACGGTCGCGCTTCCGCCGCTGGCGGCTGCCACCCAGGACGATGCCGCCCAGGACGTACGCAACCTGCGCTCACCCCGGTTGTGGTCGCGGTATCTGGTCAGCCTGCTCACGGTCGGCGCCGCCTACGCTTCCTTCTCCTACTTCACCCCGCTCCTTGAACAGAGCGCTGGCTTCGCCACCGACACCACGACCCTGATCCTGCTGGGTTACGGCCTCTGCTCCTACGTCGGCAATCTGATCGTCGGCAAGTTCGCCGACCAGCACGCGGTGAAGGTGCTGCGGTTCGGGCACATGCTGCTGTTCGTCTCACTGGGGCTGCTGGCGCTGCGCGGCCATGTACCGGCCGTGGCGCTCGGGATGGTGCTCGTCGTTGGCCTCGCCGGGGTGACGATGAACCCGGCGCTGGTCACCCGGGTGGCCGAGGTCGGTGGTGTCGGCAACCTCGTCAGCACCGTGCACACCGCGGTCATCACCATGGGCGTCACCCTGGGGACCGCTATCAGCGCCATCACCATCAGCCTGTTCGGAGAAGACCCCGCCGTAGCGATGTGGACCGGCGCGGCCTTTGCCGTCCTGGCCGCCCTGGTGCTCGCGACCCAGACCAGGCGGACAGCGAGCACAAGGCCGATCGTGGCGTCCCTTCCGGCCGGAGGCGAGCAGAGCACAGAGATGAAGTCATGA
- a CDS encoding maleylacetate reductase, which yields MSEKPAAPVTVHETLPSRVLLGPGARHRIPGEIERLGARRVLLIATGSAGVAADELAVALGPRLAARFGGAVAHTPVAVTDKAMEVVGATSADAVVAIGGGSAVGLAKALSARTGMPQVAVPTTYAGSEATPVLGETENGVKTTRRDPAITPGTVVYDPELTLSMPAGLTLTSSLNALAHAVEALWAPDASALSDGLATEAADGILTTLPQVLADPSALRGRERLQESAWLAGLCLARTRTGLHHQLAHVLGGMFDLPHAELHAMLLAHVMAFDLPAAPKAAARLERITGGDPVEVVGRLAGGHDGPTTLRALGVPRDALRAVAERVVERPYPNPRPPETEALTRLLDDAW from the coding sequence ATGTCAGAGAAGCCCGCCGCTCCCGTGACCGTCCACGAGACGCTGCCCTCCCGCGTCCTGCTGGGACCCGGCGCACGCCACCGCATCCCCGGGGAGATCGAACGGCTCGGTGCCCGGCGGGTGCTGCTGATCGCGACCGGGTCGGCCGGCGTCGCCGCCGACGAGCTCGCGGTGGCACTCGGTCCCCGGCTGGCGGCACGCTTCGGCGGAGCCGTCGCGCACACTCCGGTCGCCGTGACCGACAAGGCGATGGAGGTCGTCGGGGCCACCTCTGCGGACGCCGTGGTGGCAATCGGCGGCGGCTCCGCCGTGGGCCTCGCCAAGGCGCTGTCCGCGCGTACGGGGATGCCGCAGGTCGCCGTACCGACCACGTACGCGGGGTCGGAGGCGACCCCGGTGCTGGGCGAGACGGAGAACGGGGTGAAGACGACCCGACGCGACCCGGCCATCACGCCGGGGACGGTGGTCTACGACCCGGAGCTGACGCTGTCGATGCCCGCCGGCCTCACGCTGACCAGCTCCCTCAACGCCCTGGCCCACGCGGTCGAGGCGCTCTGGGCGCCGGACGCGTCCGCCCTGAGCGACGGCCTCGCGACGGAGGCGGCCGACGGCATCCTGACCACGCTCCCGCAGGTCCTCGCCGATCCGTCCGCGCTCCGGGGACGCGAGCGGCTCCAGGAGTCGGCCTGGCTCGCGGGCCTGTGTCTGGCCCGGACCCGGACGGGGCTGCACCACCAGCTGGCGCACGTCCTCGGCGGGATGTTCGACCTGCCGCACGCGGAGCTCCACGCGATGCTCCTGGCGCATGTCATGGCGTTCGATCTCCCGGCGGCGCCGAAGGCCGCCGCACGCCTGGAGCGGATCACCGGCGGCGACCCGGTCGAGGTCGTGGGCCGGCTCGCCGGCGGCCACGACGGCCCGACCACGCTACGGGCGCTGGGAGTTCCGCGCGACGCGCTGCGCGCGGTGGCGGAGCGGGTCGTGGAGCGGCCGTATCCCAATCCCCGTCCGCCGGAGACCGAGGCCCTGACCCGCCTCCTGGACGACGCCTGGTAG
- a CDS encoding glyceraldehyde-3-phosphate dehydrogenase translates to MTVNEDAFTNWKTREEIAESMIPIIGKLHRERDVTVLLHSRSLVNKSVVSILKTHRFARQIAGEELSVTDTMPFLQALTTLDLGPSQIDLALLAEAYKAEDRGLSVEEFTAEAVAGATGANKIERGDGRDVVLYGFGRIGRLVARLLIEKSGSGNGLRLRAIVVRGGGEQDLVKRASLLRRDSIHGQFQGTITVDEANSTIVANGNEIKVIYADDPSEVDYTAHGIDNAILIDNTGKWRDREGLSKHLRPGIDKVVLTAPGKGDVPNIVHGVNHDTIKPDEQILSCASCTTNAIVPPLKAMADEYGVLRGHVETVHSFTNDQNLLDNYHKADRRGRSAPLNMVITETGAASAVAKALPDLKAPITGSSIRVPVPDVSIAILSLRLGRETTREEVLDYLRDVSLHSPLKRQIDFTTAPDAVSMDFVGSRHASIVDAGATKVDGDNAILYLWYDNEFGYSCQVIRVVQHVSGVEYPTYPAPAA, encoded by the coding sequence GTGACTGTCAACGAAGACGCGTTCACCAACTGGAAGACCCGCGAGGAGATCGCGGAGTCGATGATCCCGATCATCGGGAAGCTGCACCGCGAGCGGGACGTCACCGTCCTGCTCCACAGCCGCTCCCTGGTGAACAAGTCGGTGGTCAGCATCCTCAAGACCCACCGGTTCGCCCGGCAGATCGCCGGTGAGGAACTCTCCGTCACCGACACGATGCCGTTCCTGCAGGCCCTTACGACGCTCGACCTCGGTCCCTCGCAGATCGACCTCGCCCTGCTCGCGGAGGCCTACAAGGCCGAGGACCGCGGACTGAGCGTCGAGGAGTTCACGGCCGAGGCCGTGGCGGGCGCCACCGGCGCCAACAAGATCGAGCGCGGTGACGGCCGTGACGTCGTCCTGTACGGGTTCGGCCGCATCGGCCGCCTCGTCGCGCGCCTCCTCATCGAGAAGTCCGGGTCCGGCAACGGCCTGCGGCTGCGCGCGATCGTGGTGCGCGGCGGCGGTGAGCAGGACCTCGTGAAGCGCGCCTCGCTCCTGCGCCGCGACTCGATCCACGGCCAGTTCCAGGGCACGATCACCGTCGACGAGGCGAACAGCACGATCGTCGCGAACGGCAACGAGATCAAGGTCATCTACGCCGACGACCCGTCCGAGGTCGACTACACGGCGCACGGCATCGACAACGCCATCCTGATCGACAACACGGGCAAGTGGCGCGACCGCGAGGGCCTGTCGAAGCACCTGCGTCCCGGCATCGACAAGGTCGTCCTGACCGCTCCGGGCAAGGGCGACGTCCCCAACATCGTGCACGGCGTCAACCACGACACGATCAAGCCGGACGAGCAGATCCTGTCCTGCGCGTCCTGCACCACCAACGCGATCGTCCCGCCGCTGAAGGCGATGGCTGACGAGTACGGCGTCCTGCGCGGCCACGTGGAGACCGTCCACTCGTTCACCAACGACCAGAACCTGCTGGACAACTACCACAAGGCCGACCGCCGCGGCCGCTCCGCGCCGCTCAACATGGTCATCACCGAGACCGGCGCGGCCTCCGCCGTCGCCAAGGCGCTGCCCGACCTGAAGGCGCCGATCACCGGCAGCTCGATCCGTGTGCCCGTGCCCGACGTCTCGATCGCCATCCTCAGCCTGCGCCTGGGCCGCGAGACCACCCGCGAGGAGGTCCTCGACTACCTGCGCGACGTCTCGCTTCACTCGCCGCTCAAGCGCCAGATCGACTTCACCACGGCTCCCGACGCGGTCTCCATGGACTTCGTGGGCTCGCGCCACGCCTCGATCGTCGACGCCGGCGCCACCAAGGTCGACGGCGACAACGCGATCCTCTACCTCTGGTACGACAACGAGTTCGGCTACTCGTGCCAGGTCATCCGTGTCGTCCAGCACGTCTCCGGCGTGGAGTACCCGACCTACCCGGCCCCGGCGGCCTGA
- a CDS encoding low temperature requirement protein A, with protein MSQSHSAAGAWHRPMVARLSSESHRTATALELFFDLCFVVAVAQAAAAFEHELAAGHVGHGVLGYALVFFAIWWAWMNFTWFASAYDTDDVPYRLLTLVEITGALVMAAGAAEALEHDDFTVITWGYVIMRLAMVTQWLRAAHSDPERRRCCVRYAVGILIVQIGWVARLALPDDGGLATFVVLVLAELAVPVWAESAANTTWHPHHIAERYGLFTIIVLGETITAATTAVRSALDTDAALGDIATLVIGGVLTVFALWWLYFAQDAPRRLTSLRTALLWGYGHYAVFASAAAVGAGLALNVAHATGHGHLTDRAAALAYTVPVAVFLTMVWLLHHRAAELRSRTDLVHPAAVLAVLASVFTPAPVLVTGLVTTALVAATLVLTWRAGRAGAAA; from the coding sequence ATGAGCCAGTCACACTCCGCCGCCGGTGCATGGCACCGGCCGATGGTCGCCCGCCTCTCGAGCGAGAGCCATCGCACCGCCACCGCGCTGGAGCTCTTCTTCGACCTGTGTTTCGTCGTGGCCGTCGCCCAGGCCGCCGCGGCCTTCGAGCACGAGCTCGCCGCGGGACACGTCGGCCACGGGGTCCTCGGATACGCGCTGGTGTTCTTCGCGATCTGGTGGGCCTGGATGAACTTCACCTGGTTCGCCTCCGCATACGACACGGATGACGTCCCCTACCGGCTGCTGACCCTTGTCGAGATCACCGGCGCGCTCGTCATGGCCGCGGGAGCCGCGGAGGCCCTGGAGCACGACGACTTCACCGTCATCACGTGGGGTTACGTCATCATGCGGCTCGCCATGGTCACCCAGTGGCTGCGCGCCGCGCACTCCGATCCCGAACGGCGGCGCTGCTGCGTGCGTTACGCGGTGGGCATCCTGATCGTGCAGATCGGCTGGGTGGCCCGGCTGGCCCTGCCCGACGACGGCGGCCTGGCCACGTTCGTGGTCCTGGTGCTGGCCGAACTCGCCGTCCCCGTGTGGGCAGAGAGCGCCGCCAACACCACCTGGCACCCCCACCACATCGCCGAGCGGTACGGACTGTTCACCATCATCGTCCTCGGCGAGACCATCACGGCCGCCACCACCGCCGTCCGTTCGGCACTCGACACGGACGCGGCACTCGGCGACATCGCGACCCTCGTCATCGGCGGCGTGCTGACCGTGTTCGCCCTGTGGTGGCTCTACTTCGCGCAGGACGCGCCGCGCCGGCTCACCAGCCTCAGGACCGCACTGCTCTGGGGCTACGGCCATTACGCGGTCTTCGCCTCCGCGGCGGCCGTCGGCGCCGGTCTCGCCCTGAACGTCGCCCATGCCACCGGCCACGGCCATCTCACCGACCGTGCCGCCGCCCTGGCGTACACCGTCCCGGTCGCCGTCTTCCTCACCATGGTGTGGCTGCTGCACCACCGGGCCGCCGAGCTCCGCAGCCGGACGGACCTGGTCCATCCGGCGGCCGTGCTCGCGGTCCTGGCCTCCGTCTTCACCCCCGCTCCGGTCCTGGTCACGGGCCTCGTCACCACCGCTCTCGTCGCCGCGACGCTCGTGCTGACGTGGCGCGCGGGGAGGGCCGGCGCGGCAGCCTGA
- a CDS encoding Rieske 2Fe-2S domain-containing protein — protein sequence MTLSTSATADHIYANGLRNQWHAVVPSHFVAPGAMRKVTALGEQWLLFRRSDGALSMLADRCPHRGAPLSLGKHLGDRVACWYHGVEVEPDGTVSSVPGLPGCNLEGKKLVTSLPVREAAGAILAYFGDEEHPEPPEPVLPEPLTDPGTDAFLCYAEWNVPWRYAMENLLDPMHGAFLHHESHTMADGDTTAKFRIRETDRGYFFEKTDQRGVNFDWVELCRTGVDWVDLSIPYPPSAGPGGPFGIVGMACPVDAGRTGVFFWRYRRVEGWQRDTWRFLYKTLIEKRHWEVLEQDRVMLEAMPADADQHENLYQHDLGVVRLRRLFRAAAEEQSSAGV from the coding sequence ATGACGCTGTCGACGTCCGCCACCGCGGACCACATCTACGCCAACGGGCTGCGCAACCAGTGGCACGCCGTCGTCCCCTCGCACTTCGTCGCCCCCGGCGCGATGCGCAAGGTGACCGCCCTCGGCGAGCAGTGGCTGTTGTTCCGCCGCTCCGACGGCGCCCTGTCGATGCTGGCCGACCGCTGCCCGCACCGCGGCGCGCCACTGTCGCTGGGCAAGCATCTCGGGGACCGGGTCGCCTGCTGGTACCACGGCGTCGAGGTCGAACCGGACGGCACGGTCTCCTCCGTGCCCGGCCTGCCGGGATGCAACCTGGAGGGCAAGAAGCTCGTCACCTCGCTGCCCGTCCGTGAGGCCGCGGGCGCGATCCTCGCCTACTTCGGCGACGAGGAGCACCCCGAGCCCCCGGAACCGGTACTGCCCGAACCGCTGACCGATCCCGGCACGGACGCCTTCCTGTGCTACGCGGAGTGGAACGTGCCGTGGCGGTACGCCATGGAGAACCTGCTCGACCCGATGCACGGGGCCTTCCTGCACCACGAGTCGCACACGATGGCGGACGGCGACACGACGGCCAAGTTCCGCATCCGTGAGACGGACCGCGGCTACTTCTTCGAGAAGACCGATCAGCGGGGCGTCAACTTCGACTGGGTGGAGCTGTGCCGGACCGGCGTGGACTGGGTGGACCTGTCCATCCCGTACCCGCCGTCCGCCGGCCCCGGCGGGCCGTTCGGCATCGTCGGCATGGCCTGTCCGGTGGACGCCGGACGCACCGGGGTCTTCTTCTGGCGCTACCGCCGGGTCGAGGGCTGGCAGCGCGACACCTGGCGCTTCCTCTACAAGACGCTGATCGAGAAGCGCCACTGGGAGGTGCTGGAGCAGGACCGGGTGATGCTCGAGGCGATGCCGGCCGACGCCGACCAGCACGAGAACCTGTACCAGCACGACCTGGGCGTGGTGCGGCTGCGCCGGCTGTTCCGGGCTGCTGCGGAGGAACAGTCCTCCGCGGGCGTGTGA
- a CDS encoding recombinase-like helix-turn-helix domain-containing protein, which yields MTDTATGAWPYLDVHQSRSHEPTPYEYRLAATLEEIFTEEGHELADVVRGLNARKVGTADGTQWTEETFRAEMNRLGA from the coding sequence GTGACCGACACCGCGACCGGCGCCTGGCCGTACCTGGACGTCCACCAGTCCCGCAGCCACGAACCGACACCGTACGAGTACCGGCTCGCCGCCACCCTCGAGGAGATCTTCACCGAGGAGGGCCACGAACTGGCCGACGTGGTCCGCGGCCTCAACGCGCGCAAGGTCGGCACCGCCGACGGCACGCAGTGGACCGAGGAGACCTTCCGCGCCGAGATGAACCGACTGGGAGCCTGA
- a CDS encoding PDR/VanB family oxidoreductase gives MSENTLQLIVRRMTWEAEGVLSVELVHPDGKPLPAWTPGAHLDVHVGGQVRQYSLCGDPHAPDVYRIGVLNEPSSRGGSRYVHTTLRPGQAVTVCEPRNHFALEDADGYLFVAGGIGITPLLAMAREAARRGSAWRMVYGGRSRASMAFTAELAALGGDVTLVPQDEQGHIDLDAVLAELGEGTLVYSCGPEPLLAAVEGRCPEGRLRLERFAAPVVARDGDDTAFEVECRTSGVTLGVGADTSILDAAEAAGLSVNSSCRDGICGTCETRVLDGTPEHRDFLLSEAEHAAGATMMICVSRCASGRLVLDL, from the coding sequence ATGAGCGAGAACACGCTCCAGCTGATCGTCCGACGTATGACATGGGAGGCCGAGGGCGTGCTGTCCGTCGAGCTCGTGCACCCCGACGGCAAACCCCTGCCGGCCTGGACGCCCGGCGCGCACCTCGACGTCCATGTCGGCGGCCAGGTCCGCCAGTACAGCCTGTGCGGTGACCCGCACGCACCGGACGTCTACCGCATCGGGGTCCTCAACGAGCCTTCCTCACGCGGCGGTTCGCGCTATGTGCACACCACGCTGCGTCCCGGTCAGGCCGTGACGGTGTGCGAGCCGCGCAACCACTTCGCCCTGGAGGACGCCGACGGCTACCTGTTCGTCGCCGGCGGCATCGGGATCACCCCGCTGCTCGCGATGGCCCGGGAGGCCGCCCGCCGTGGATCCGCGTGGCGGATGGTGTACGGCGGCCGGAGCCGTGCCTCGATGGCGTTCACCGCCGAACTCGCCGCACTGGGCGGCGATGTGACGCTGGTGCCGCAGGACGAGCAGGGTCACATCGACCTGGACGCGGTGCTCGCGGAGCTCGGCGAGGGCACCCTGGTCTACTCGTGCGGCCCCGAACCGCTGCTCGCCGCGGTGGAGGGGCGCTGCCCCGAAGGCCGGCTGCGGCTGGAGCGGTTCGCCGCTCCCGTCGTGGCACGCGACGGCGACGACACGGCCTTCGAGGTCGAGTGCCGCACCTCCGGGGTGACGCTCGGCGTCGGCGCGGACACCTCGATCCTCGACGCCGCGGAGGCGGCCGGCCTGAGCGTGAACAGTTCCTGCCGGGACGGCATCTGCGGAACGTGCGAGACCCGGGTCCTCGACGGCACCCCCGAGCACCGCGACTTCCTGCTCAGCGAGGCCGAGCACGCCGCGGGCGCCACCATGATGATCTGCGTCTCGCGGTGCGCCTCCGGCCGGCTCGTCCTCGATCTGTGA
- a CDS encoding thiamine pyrophosphate-binding protein, whose translation MRHDTGGDLLVAVLRELGIDTVFGIVSVHNLPLVEAVDRDLRFVPVRHEASAVNAADAYGRARGGIGCALTSTGTGAGNAAGSLIESLSAGSSVLHITGQVESEYLGSGRGFIHETKDQLGMLRAVSSYAASVPDTGQAGRILREAARAALATPGGPASVEWPIDLQYAAQSDAPAELPALGVPAPGDGELSAAGALLASARRPLIWAGGGATGARGELLRLLEATGAGLLTSNSGRGSVPEDHGQVVGNFATTPAVRALLADADVLLTVGTHFRSNETADYTLGLPAAHIQIDADASALGRVHPATHGLHGDAAPVLAALLPHARPAEKGWTGRVAAVRTEVRAALHDSIGPQAAICDAIRAALPREAVVARDVTIPSSSWGNRLLEMYDPRDNVFPRGGGIGQGLGMGIGAALARPGTPTVVIAGDGGLAVHLGELLTLAQERPRLTLIVFNDGGYGVLRNMQDRYGERRSGVDLTTPDFELLARACSLPYLRISAEEHAAPVISRAVASDGPTLVEVDLGALGPMKNPFTPPVRIPGR comes from the coding sequence ATGCGTCACGACACCGGAGGCGATCTCCTCGTCGCCGTCCTGCGCGAACTCGGCATCGACACCGTCTTCGGCATCGTCAGCGTGCACAACCTGCCGCTGGTCGAGGCCGTCGACCGCGATCTGCGGTTCGTGCCCGTGCGGCACGAGGCCTCGGCCGTCAACGCCGCCGACGCCTACGGGCGGGCCCGCGGCGGCATCGGCTGCGCGCTGACCTCGACCGGCACCGGCGCGGGCAACGCGGCCGGTTCGCTGATCGAGTCCCTGAGCGCTGGCAGCTCAGTGCTGCACATCACCGGCCAGGTCGAGAGCGAGTACCTCGGCAGCGGCCGCGGGTTCATCCACGAGACCAAGGACCAGCTGGGCATGCTCCGGGCCGTGTCGTCGTACGCGGCGAGCGTGCCCGACACCGGGCAGGCGGGCCGGATCCTGCGCGAGGCGGCGCGCGCCGCACTCGCCACGCCGGGTGGTCCGGCCAGCGTCGAATGGCCGATCGACCTCCAGTACGCGGCCCAGTCCGATGCCCCCGCGGAGCTCCCCGCGCTCGGCGTCCCTGCCCCGGGGGACGGTGAACTCTCCGCCGCCGGGGCGCTGCTGGCCTCCGCACGCCGTCCGCTGATCTGGGCCGGCGGCGGCGCCACCGGTGCCCGCGGCGAGCTGTTGCGGCTGCTGGAGGCCACGGGGGCGGGCCTGCTCACCTCCAACTCCGGTCGCGGGTCGGTGCCGGAGGACCACGGGCAGGTCGTCGGCAACTTCGCCACCACCCCCGCCGTCCGGGCGCTGCTCGCCGACGCGGACGTCCTGCTCACCGTCGGCACGCACTTCCGCTCCAACGAGACCGCCGACTACACGCTCGGGCTGCCCGCGGCGCACATCCAGATCGACGCCGACGCGTCCGCGCTCGGCCGCGTCCACCCTGCGACGCACGGCCTGCACGGCGACGCGGCCCCGGTCCTCGCCGCCCTGCTGCCGCACGCCCGGCCGGCGGAGAAGGGCTGGACCGGGCGGGTGGCCGCCGTACGCACCGAGGTGCGAGCGGCGCTGCACGACAGCATCGGCCCGCAGGCGGCGATCTGCGACGCGATCCGCGCCGCGCTGCCCCGGGAAGCGGTCGTCGCCCGTGACGTCACCATCCCGTCCAGCAGCTGGGGCAACCGGCTGCTGGAGATGTACGACCCCCGGGACAACGTCTTCCCGCGCGGCGGCGGCATCGGCCAGGGCCTCGGCATGGGCATCGGCGCGGCGCTCGCCCGGCCCGGCACACCGACCGTGGTGATCGCCGGGGACGGCGGTCTCGCCGTCCACCTCGGCGAACTCCTCACCCTCGCCCAGGAGCGGCCCCGTCTCACCCTGATCGTGTTCAACGACGGCGGCTACGGCGTGCTGCGCAACATGCAGGACCGCTACGGCGAGCGGCGTTCCGGCGTCGACCTCACCACGCCCGACTTCGAGCTGCTGGCCCGCGCCTGTTCCCTGCCGTACCTGCGGATCTCGGCCGAGGAGCACGCCGCACCGGTGATCTCCCGGGCGGTCGCGTCCGACGGGCCGACGCTGGTCGAGGTCGACCTCGGAGCACTCGGCCCGATGAAGAACCCGTTCACCCCGCCCGTGAGGATCCCGGGCCGCTAG
- a CDS encoding SDR family oxidoreductase has product MDLGLADRTIVVTGGSSGVGLATVRALLEEGARIATCGRDADRLDRAAARLGAAPGRLLTGVCDVRDAAAVRGFVRRAAEEFGGIDGLVNNAGQSRMKGLEESTAEDWRDELELKFAGVLNPLHAARPYLAASEAASIVNINAVLAKQPEPRLITTSAARAGILNLSKSLSSELAADGIRVNSVCLGLVDTGQWTRRHAAAGSGTSYEDWQAELAADRGIALGRLGRAEEVAYAVVALLSPRASYITGTSIDVCGGVGRSIL; this is encoded by the coding sequence ATGGATCTGGGCCTCGCCGACCGCACGATCGTGGTCACCGGCGGCAGCTCGGGCGTCGGCCTGGCCACGGTCCGCGCCCTGCTCGAAGAGGGTGCCCGCATCGCCACCTGTGGCCGCGACGCCGACCGGCTGGACAGGGCGGCCGCCCGCCTCGGCGCCGCTCCGGGCCGGCTGCTGACCGGGGTGTGCGACGTACGGGACGCCGCAGCGGTGCGGGGCTTCGTCCGGCGCGCCGCCGAGGAGTTCGGCGGCATCGACGGGCTGGTCAACAACGCCGGTCAGTCGCGGATGAAGGGCCTCGAAGAGTCCACCGCGGAGGACTGGCGCGACGAGCTGGAGCTGAAGTTCGCCGGGGTGCTGAATCCCCTGCACGCCGCGCGCCCCTATCTCGCCGCGTCCGAGGCGGCGAGCATCGTCAACATCAACGCGGTCCTCGCCAAGCAGCCGGAGCCCCGGCTGATCACCACCAGCGCCGCCCGCGCGGGCATCCTCAACCTGTCCAAGTCCCTGTCCTCGGAGCTGGCCGCCGACGGCATCCGGGTCAACTCGGTCTGCCTGGGCCTCGTCGACACGGGCCAGTGGACCCGCCGGCACGCGGCCGCCGGCTCCGGCACGAGCTACGAGGACTGGCAGGCCGAGCTCGCCGCCGACCGCGGGATCGCGCTCGGCCGCCTGGGCCGGGCCGAGGAAGTCGCGTACGCGGTCGTCGCCCTGCTCTCCCCTCGTGCCTCCTACATCACCGGCACCTCCATCGACGTCTGCGGCGGAGTCGGCCGCTCCATCCTCTGA
- a CDS encoding SDR family oxidoreductase, whose protein sequence is MAETPRTGVRTVVVTGAGRGLGLAMARRAGADGFRVVVAELDRDTGGKAAAELRAEGVDAHFVRCDVADPASVADLAGAVRELGPLYGLVNNAALANGVGGKEFWDIDVEVWDRLMAVNARSPWLVSKALYPLLTAPGRIVNIASDAALYGSPRLSHYIASKGAVIALTRAMARELGDKGVTVNAVAPGLTECEATESVPAERHDLYRANRAISRPQQPDDLTGIVSYLLGEESRYLTGQVIAVNGGFTMN, encoded by the coding sequence GTGGCTGAGACGCCCCGGACCGGTGTGCGCACCGTCGTCGTCACCGGGGCGGGCCGTGGCCTGGGGCTGGCCATGGCCCGCCGGGCCGGCGCGGACGGCTTCCGGGTCGTCGTCGCCGAGCTGGACCGGGACACGGGCGGGAAGGCCGCCGCCGAGCTGCGCGCGGAGGGCGTCGACGCCCACTTCGTACGCTGCGACGTCGCCGACCCCGCGTCGGTCGCCGACCTGGCCGGGGCCGTGCGGGAGCTCGGCCCGCTGTACGGGCTGGTCAACAACGCGGCACTGGCCAACGGCGTGGGTGGCAAGGAGTTCTGGGACATCGACGTCGAGGTGTGGGACCGGCTGATGGCGGTCAACGCCCGCAGCCCCTGGCTGGTGTCGAAGGCCCTGTACCCGCTGCTCACCGCCCCTGGCCGGATCGTCAACATCGCCTCGGACGCCGCCTTGTACGGCTCGCCGCGGCTGTCCCACTACATCGCCTCGAAGGGCGCCGTCATCGCGCTCACCCGGGCCATGGCCAGGGAGCTCGGTGACAAGGGCGTCACCGTGAACGCCGTCGCCCCGGGTCTGACGGAGTGCGAGGCGACGGAGAGCGTGCCCGCCGAGCGGCACGACCTCTACCGCGCCAACCGGGCCATCTCGCGGCCGCAGCAGCCGGACGACCTCACCGGGATCGTCTCGTACCTGCTCGGCGAGGAGTCCCGCTATCTGACCGGACAGGTGATCGCCGTCAACGGCGGCTTCACCATGAACTGA